TCATTATTCACAATCGGGAGATGGGACAATTTGTAATCATCCATGCGACTAAGTGCATCGGCACCAGTATCAGATGTTTTTAACGGGATTACCGAATCTGTAATTAGATGTTTGGCCAACATAATTTTTATTCTTTAGTATTGCTTTTTGCTAAAATAATCATCGTTAATGATATTCAGGTAGTTTTCGTACCTAGAAATACTAATATTTCCATTTTTTAAGGCATTGATTACGGCACACCCAGGTTCATGCACATGGGTGCAATTATTAAACTTGCAATTATGCATATATTTTCGCATCTCAGGAAATCGCTCAGCTACCTCCGCACTATTAAAATCAATTAATCCAAATTCTTTGATCCCGGGTGTATCAACAATAAATCCACCTGCCGATAATTCATGCATTTCGGCATAAGTTGTGGTATGCTTTCCCTTATGATGGTAGTCCGAAATAATTCCTGTTTTAATATCCAGCCCGGATTCGATCTTATTAATCAATGCAGATTTACCAACTCCCGAATGTCCCGCGAATAAACTTACTTTACCCTTTAATAAAGTTTCAACCCGATCAATATTAATGCTTTCCTTAACTGAAATCTCGGTACAAGGATATCCTAGCCTTTCATAAACATCTTTGATTTGCTTGTGAGTAACCCATGACTCCTCATCATATAAATCTATTTTATTAAAAATAATTTGTGCCGGAATGTGATATGCTTCAGCGGTTACCAAAAATCTGTCAATAAAACCTGTAGAAGTTCTGGGGCTTGCTAATGTTATAATAATAATTGCCTGATCAAGGTTAGCTGCGATGATGTGAGAGAATTTCGATAAATTGGTTGCTTTCCGAATAATGTAGTTAGTCCGTTCATAAATATGGTCAATCACGCCTACTTTTTCTTTCTCCTGAAGCTGAAACCTAACCCGGTCGCCTATTGCAATTGGATTGGTCGTTTTTATGTCCATCATCCTGAAATGACCCTTTATTTTGCAATCAAAATAATGGCCCTGATCATCACGCACTGTATACCAGCTTCCGGTCGATTTAATTACTATTCCGTCCAATCATTGAATTTTTAATTTGTACAATACTCATTTCGTATTTAGTTGTAAAGCTACTAACAATAAGTGTAAATGAACATATCATCAGCTAAGATACAATTTTAGGATCAGATAAACTTGCAGGTCGGCACCTTAATCTTAAAACAAGAATTTTGAAATTAATCTGGTTATATTGATCACTAAAGTAATTTAAAGACTTTTCCCGGGAGGCATTCAACCATTCCTTCAAATTCTAAATTTAATAAGGCAGAAGCTACCTTACTGCTTGGCATTTGTGCAAGTATGCATATACGGTCTATCCCGATTTTTTGATTTTCTTCAAGTATCCGGATCAACTTTTTATCGGTATCGGAGAGATTCACAAACAGTTTTTTTTGAATAAGTTTAGGTTTTTGGGTCGCGTCCCATCCCATGCAATATTTGATGTCATCGGCATTATTAACAAGTACCGCACGATTGGTTTTAATTAAATAATTACATCCTTCCGAGTATATATCATCAACCCGACCCGGCACGGCAAATACATCCCTGTTGTATGAGTTTGCAATATCGGCCGTAATTAAAGCACCCCCTTTTTTCGCTGATTCGATGACCAAAACAGCGTCAGACAATCCTGCAACGATGCGGTTTCTCTTTGGAAAATTTTCACGATCGGGATTGGTTTGACTGATAAAATCTGTAAGCAAACCCCCTTGATCCAACATTTTTTTTGCCAGTAAACGGTTTGAGGACGGATAAATCCGATCAAGACCATGAGCCAAAACTCCTATGGTTTTTAATCCCTGAGCTAAAGATTGCTTATGTGACATGGTATCAATACCATATGCCAATCCACTTACCACCAATATATCCAAATCTTTTAATCCTTCGATAATTGATTTACAAATACTGATCCCATAGTTCGATGCCTTTCTTGTTCCAACGATTCCAATAATTTTTTTAGCATCTAAATTTGCATTCCCTTTATAATACAACATGATTGGACCATCAAGACAATGCTTTAATCGTTCAGGATAGTCATCATCCAAAAAATAAAAGGTTTTTATTTTATTCTTTTGAATAAACTCGACTTCCAAATCAGCACGCTTCAATACTTCGGTATTGAGAATTTTGTTGGCGGTTGCTACTCCCAAACCGGGTATTTTTAGCAGATTTGATTTCTTTTCTTTAAAAACGGCTTCGGCCCCACCGCAATAAGCAATGAGCTTTTTACCATTGATGTCACTAATTCCGGAAATCAGGTTGATGCCTATTTGGTATTGCAGATTCATTTAAACGGATTGACAATCAAAGTTAAAAAATTTAATTAATCTTTTCTGTGTTCGAAAGATCAAACACCTAAAATATTTTTACATTTGTTAAATAATAAAAGCAGTCATGGTTTTACAATATATTACTTGGGATATCGATCCCGTTTTATTCAACTTGGGCCCATTATCGATCAGATGGTATGGTGCATTATTTTCAGGTTCGTTTTTAATCAGTTATATCTGGCTTATAAAACTTTTTAAACAAGAAAAAATACCCGTAAAAATATTGGACGGGCTTACAACAACGATGATCGTTGCTACCATTATCGGTGCACGACTAGGACATTGTTTGTTTTATGAACCTGAAATTTATCTTAATAACCCAATCCTGATTTTAAAAATACGGGATGGTGGTTTGGCCAGTCATGGTGCGGCAATAGCGATTGTTATAGGACTTTATCTTTATGCGCGAAGAACAAAAATCCCAATTCTGTGGTATCTCGACCGTGTTGTAATTTTTACGGCCCTAGCCGGTGCGTTTATTCGCTTTGGAAACCTGATGAACTCAGAAATATTTGGGACAATAACCAACTTACCATGGGGCTTTTACTTCGTTAAATATTATGATCCTCAAATGGGCTTGGATCCCCGTCATCCAGCACAATTATACGAATCAATATCCTATTTATTAATTTTTATCTTCTTATTTAATTACTACAAAAAACGCTTGGGTAAATTTGAAAACGGTCAGCTTTTTGGACTTTTTTTGATCATGGTTTTTGGAGTACGTTTTTTAATTGAATTCATAAAAATACCGCAAGTCGGGTTTGAAGAGGGAATGGCACTAAACATGGGTCAGCTTTTAAGTATCCCATTTGTTTTTTTAGGGATTGCTGTAATTGCATTTATCAACAGAAAAACTGTTTCAAAAAAATAGCCCCTTTTTAGAGGGGCCTATTCTTTTACAGACGATTTACTCTCTGTTCAAAAACAGCTTCTATTTCCTTAGCATAATCTGCTTGCTTATATTGGGTCGCTATTTGGCTTAATCCCCTTATAAGTCCCAAAGATTGTTTAATTGCCTCATCGTAGATTACAACACCATTTGGCAGAGAAGTATAATAATCAAATTCCTGAGCAAGCCGATTCACGAGATTTTGCGACAGTAATTTAGCTTTCTCAAATTCCCCTCCCAGATAATAGGCATCCAAAAATGAATAAGCACTAAAATCCTGTGGGAATTTACTCATTGGAAATTGTTCATAGTATCGATCGATAAGCTTTATAGCCATATCAATTTTGTTCTGAATAACCAGTTCTCTTGTAAGACGTATAAAACTGTTTGTTACGATCCCAGAATTTCTGGCACTTTCCCGATCTACTGTTACACCCGGTTTATTTAAATTACCCCACTTTGAACCATTCATCAGTTTATCGTAGGTTTTGTCCACCAAAATACCTCCTAAACTTGGGTTTGGCCTTTCGGCTTTTATCGGCATAAATTTATAAACAACACCATCCTGATGTATGTAATCAGTAGCATTAAAAACATCCTTAACAACCATAGGATTTGCAAAATAAACTGATCGTTTCCAATTATTGTTTGCCAGAAAATCTAAAAAGGCCAGATCATTTTTATACAAAGTATTCGAATTAATTTCCCATTTAATCTCTTTAACAATTAAATGAGCAAGTTCTCTGGGCACGATCCCGTTATCAACACAAGCTGCTGAATCGACCGTTATTTTAACTTTTTTGGTCGGGAAGAAGTTAACCTTCTCTCTTCCATACATTATTTTTGTCCGCTCATTATCACTTGCAATAAATCTAATTACTTCACTCAGCTCCTGATATTCTTCAAGTTTCACATCAACATAAGGAACAAAGTCATTGGTTCCTTTCTGGTACTTATCCTTTGTAAGCAACATAGGCAATGGATCAGCTCCATATATTTTTCGTTGCATTTGTTCTACATACCAATAACCGGATGAAAGCATATAATTCACTGTCCTCACATCAGTTCTGACGCCTTCTACCTCTTGCGCGTACCAGAGAGGGAATGTATCATTATCTCCTATGGTATAAAGCACAGCGTTTTTATCACAATGATTCAAATAATTTGAAGCGAAATCGTGTGCTGCATATTTACCCGATCGATCATGATCGTCCCATCCTTCACTTGCCATAATTACAGGTACAAGAAGTAAACATAAAGCCGTAACAATAAGCGAATTCATTTTGGCATTTTTAATGAGAACAGCAGTTTTTTCAACAATCGCCATCACCCCCAAACCAATCCAAATAGCGAATGCATAAAATGAACCCGCGTAGGCGTAATCCCTTTCACGAGGCTGGTGAGGGTACTGATTAAGGAAAATAACAATTGCCAAACCAGTCATTAAAAACAGTAAAAACACGACCCATGCATCCTTACTATCACGCTTCACATGGTATATTATCCCAAAGAAACCAAGAATCAATGGCAGGAAATAAAATTTATTGGTTGCGTCATTTTTAAAAGCATCAGGCAACAATTTCTGGCTGCCAATCCTCAAAGAATCAATAAAAGGAATTCCACTGATCCAATTACCCATACGCGAGTCGCCCTGACTTTCCAAATCATTCTGCCGCCCAACAAAATTCCACATAAAGTATCTGATATACATATGCCCAATCTGATATGAAACAAGGTAGTTCAGATTATCGGTAAAAGTTGGCTTTATGATCGTTTTATCATTGACTTTGATCGGTTCACCTTTTATGTACTCCTCATATTTTTGAGCATGTTCAGGTTCACGGTTACTCCAAATACGAGGGAAAATAGTTGTGAACCTTGGGTCATAGACGAATTTAAATTTATTTTTTGCAACAATGTACTTACCGGACTTATCATCCCTGATATAATCTTTCCCGGTCTCCTCAGAGGAAATGACAGGCGCATTGTAGTATGCCCCGTAAAAGATGGGCCATTCACCATATTGCTCCCTGTTTAAATATGAAAGCAAACTAATTGCATCTTTAGGGCTATTCTCGTTTATGGGTGTATCCGCATTGGCCCTCACTACCAGCATAAAAAATGAAGAATAACCAATCAAGATGAAGGTAAAACCGAGTATCACCGTATTTAGTACATGTTTCTTTTTTCGGATGGTATAATTTATACCATAAATTAAAAGTGAAATCACAACAACAAAATAAATGATCGTCCCCGAATTAAATGGCAATCCAATCGAATTCACAAAAAACAATTCGAAAGATGAGGATAAACTAACAATCCCGGGAACAATCACATACATAATAGTTGCTAAAATGAGCAGTGAAGCGATTCCGGTAAGAATAAATCCTTTTCGTGTCGATTCAAATTTCTTATAATAAAAAACAAAAGCGATGGCAGGAATTGCCAACAAGTTAAGTAAATGGACACCTACAGACAGGCCCATCAGATAAGCAATCAGAATCAACCAGCGGTTACTTGACCTAGTTGCCCCATCCTCTTCCCACTTCAAAATGGCCCAGAATACCAAGGCTGTAAAGAAAGAAGACATGGCATAAACCTCACCTTCAACGGCAGAAAACCAAAATGAATCACTAAAAGTATAAGCCAAGGCACCAACTGCTGCACTTCCTAATATCATATACATTTTGCCTTCGGTCATTTCACCTTTCTGCAGGGCAATTTTTTTTGCCAGCATAGAGATGCTCCAAAACAGGAATAAAATGGTGAAACTGCTGCTCAACGCCGACATGATATTGATCATCAATGCAACCTTGCTTACATCACCAAAAGCGAAAAGGGAGAAAAACCGACCTAGTAACTGAAATAAGGGAGCTCCAGGAGGGTGACCAACTTGTAATTTAAACGCAGTTGCAATATATTCACCACAATCCCACCAACTAGCTGTTGGTTCAACGGTTAACATATATACGAGTGTTGCAATAGCAAATATCGCCCACCCGGTTATGTTATTGATTTTACGGTAGCTTATCATCGGTCAAATATTAAAGGTTGATTGATTTTTTATTTAAGCGAAAGTAGGAATTTTGGTTCATACTATAATTCTTTAATTAACAATAATTAACTTTTTTGTTGATAATCATACGTTAAACACACCAAACTCAGCAAATAAAGTAGGGTTCAAATTTTTAAAAAAAACATTTGTAATAATAAAATATTTTCTAATTTTGCAGCCTTATTGAATCACATATATAGTTTGTCCGATGGTGTAACTGGCAACACGTCTGATTTTGGTTCAGAAGAGTCCAGGTTCGAGCCCTGGTCGGACAACAAAATTAAGGCCCATAATTCATTTTGTGGGCTTTGTTTTTTAAAAAAATTGAGGGCGAGAAGTCTATCCCGAAGAGCAAAGCGATGTCGGGAAGCCCTGGTCGGACAACAAAATTAAGGCCCATAATTCATTTTGTGGGCCTTGTTTTTTAAAGATTTATATGTTTACCGTGAGAAGTTTTCCGATCAGATCAGAAATGGAGGGGATCGTGAGTTGGTCAACACGACTAAAAAACCGTTCATAAACCATAGAATTTTATTTTTACGGAAATATCATGACTGTTATTCTAGAATAATTGAATTTCAAAAAAAGCAAATGTTGAATTTATAATATATTTTTGTATCTTTGCCCCGGAATTAAAGACAAGATTTGATAATGAGGGGGCAAATGTCCCCTCTTTTTATACAAAAATGATCGATAAACAATTAATAATTAAACTGGCTGAAAGCGAGCTGAAAGGAACAGATAAATTTCTGGTTAACGTTGCTGTTAATCCCGGAAATAAAATTTTTGTGATTTTGGATGGCGATTCCTCGATTAGTATCGATGATTGTATTGAAGTTAGCAGGTTTATCGAATCTAGTCTGGACCGTGAAGTTGAAGACTTTGAGCTTAGTGTATCATCGGCAGGGCTTGATCAACCGCTTAAGCTGATCCGTCAATATAAAAAGTACACGAACAAAGAAATATCAGTGTTAACAGGGGAAGGGGTTAAATATCAAGGTATTCTGACCGGAATACTTGATGATCGAATTCAACTGTATATCCCTGAAAATAAAAAGAAAAAAACCAAAGAACAAAATATTGAGATTTTATTTAGTGACATCAAAGAAACTAAAGCAATTATTTCATTTAAAAAGTAATGCAATAAATTAGAGCAATGGAACACATTAATTTAGTTGAAACTTTTTCGGAGTTTAAGGAATTTAAGAATATCGATCGTGAAACCATGATGCGTATCATTGAGGATATTTTTAGGCATATGCTGGCCAAACGATTTGGCAGTGATGAAAATTTCGATATTATCGTAAATATCGATAAAGGAGATTTGGAAATCTGGAGAAACCGGGAAATTGTTGAAGATAATGACGTAGAGGATGAGAACACTCAAATTGCACTCTCCGACGCTATAAAAATTGAACCCGATTTTGAAGTTGGAGAAGAAGTTTCGGAAGAGATGAAACTTGCGGACTTTGGAAGAAGAGAAATCCTAACCATTCGACAAAACCTGATCTCAAAAATTCAGGAGTACGAAAAAGACAATATATACAGGATTTATAAAGATAAAATTGGTGAAATTGTTACCGGTGAAGTATATCAGGTTTGGAAGAAAGAAGTCTTGATACTGGATGATGAATATATTGAATTGCTTTTACCTAAATCAGAACAAATTCCTTCCGATTTTTATCGTAAGGGCGACAATATTCGTGCGGTAGTTTCAAGAGTTGAAATGAAGAATAACAGTCCGGTTATTATTTTATCACGGACTTCTCCAATATTTTTGGAGCGACTTTTTGAAGCTGAAGTACCTGAAGTATTTGACGGATTAATTACCATCAAAAAAATTGTTCGTGTACCCGGCGAAAGAGCTAAGATTGCCGTTGAATCTTATGACGACAGAATAGATCCCGTTGGAGCTTGCGTAGGAATGAAAGGTTCACGTATTCATGGAATTGTAAGGGAACTAAAAAATGAAAACATCGATGTTATCAATTTCACCAACAATCCCAGTTTATACATTACCCGAGCTTTAAGTCCTGCCAAAATGACCTCAATAAAAATTGATGAGGCAAATAAACGCGCCGAAGTCTACATGAAACCCGATCAGGTTTCTCTAGCCATTGGGAAAGGCGGGTTTAATATAAAATTAGCCGGTAAACTCACCGGTTATGAAATTGATGTTTATCGCGACACTGATACTGACAATGAAGATGTTGATATTCAAGAATTTTCTGATGAAATCGATCAGTGGATTATCGATGAATTAAAAAGCATTGGATGTGATACGGCAAAAAGTGTTTTGGACATCTCAGTTGAAGATCTGGTAACAAGAACAGATTTAGAAATCGAAACCATTAATGAAGTGGTTCGCATAATAAGAGCTGAATTTGAATAAAAATATTAAATTTATTGACTTTTTCAACATTCAAAATCAGAGAAATACCAATTAGTAAGGAGTATGGAAGAGAATATAATGACAACAAGATTAAGTAAAGCAGCAAGAGAATTTAACGTTGGGATTTCTACCATCGTGGATTTTCTTTCTAAAAAGGGCCATGAAGTTGATGCCAATCCAAACACGAAGATTTCGGCTGAAGCTTATGCTATTCTTGTTCAGGAATTCCAATCAGAAAAGCATGTAAAGGAAGAATCCAAAAAAATTGGACTAGAATATACTCAACATGAAACGATTACGATTGAAAACAAAAAAGCTCCGGTTGTTGCAGATGTCGATGAAGAGGATGAAGAAGAAAAAATAATTATTAAAACGACAATGTTACCTCATGTTGAGCCTATAAAAGAAAAAATAGTCTCTCCTCCTCCTGTTGTTGAAAAAGAAATCCCTCTTGTTAAACCTATAGAGCCTATTACTGAAGAAAAAGTAAAAAAAGAAGAACCAAAAAAAGAAGAACCAACAATTACAGAAGCTAAAGTTGAGGTAAAAATTGAACCTGAAATTGAACAGGATGAAACCGGTGAGAATGAATTGAAAATTCTTGGTCGAATTGATTTGGATTCCATAAATTCAAGAACAAAGCCCAGAAGAAAAACCAAAGAAGAAAAAGCAAAAGAGTCTGAAGAAAAAACCTTGGCCCGCGAAAAAGCGAAAGTTGGGTCGAAAGTAAAAAGGGACGAAGACAAGAAAGAAAAACAAGAATTAGTTGCGCCTAAAGTACAAGAACCTCTTGAAAATAAGAAGACCGTAATTGAACCTATTGTTAAAAAAGAAGAAAAACATAAAGAGCCTGTTATTGAGAAAGATGCTCCGATTGATAATTTTTTGCCGACTGAATTCTCAAAATTGGTTGGTCCGAAAATATTAGATAAAATCATATTACCTGATGTTAAAAAACCTGTTGCTTCATCAAAACAGGCCAAAATAGAGCCAAAAAAGAAAAGAAAGAGAATAAAAAAACAAGCTCCTTATAATCCTGCGGATAAAGATAAGGATCATGATAAAACATCTGGTCCACAAAGACCTTACGGTGGTGGTCAAGCGGGGCAAACTAGTCAATCAGGGCAAAAACCCGGACATGCCGGATCACAAAAAAATCAAAAAAGTGGAGGGTTCAAACCGAATATCAAACATGAACCTACACCCGAAGAAATTGAAAAACAAATAAAAGATACCTTGGCGCGCTTAAGTTCGCCCGGTAAATCGAAGGCTTCGAAACATCGACGACAAAAACGGGATACCTTTAGCCAACACCTTCAGGATCAATTAAAACAACAGGAAGATGATAAGAAGATTATCAAGGTAACCGAGTTTGTAACAGCAAATGAATTAGGGACCATGATGAATGTTCCTGTCAATAACATCATTTCTACTTGTATGTCACTTGGTATTTTTCTTTCAATTAACCAAAGATTAGATGCTGAAACATTATCGCTTGTAGCTGAAGAATTTGGTTATGATGTTGAATTTGTGAGTGTTGACGTACAGGAAGCCATTCATGATTCGGAAGAAGAGGATGATCCTGCCAGCCTGGTTGACAGATCGCCTATCGTTACGGTAATGGGCCATGTTGACCATGGAAAAACACTTTTACTTGATTATATCCGAAAAGCCAACGTAATTGCCGGGGAAGCCGGGGGAATCACCCAACATATTGGTGCTTATGAAGTAACCCTTGAAAATGGGAAAAATATTACATTTTTGGATACACCCGGTCATGAAGCGTTTACTGCAATGCGTGCCCGTGGAGCAAAAGTAACTGATGTCGCAATTGTAATAATTGCAGCTGATGATAATGTAATGCCTCAAACAAAGGAAGCCATAAACCATGCCCTTGCTGCCGGTGTTCCGATTGTTTTTGCCATCAATAAGATTGACAAACCTACTGCCAATCCGGAAAAGATTAAAGAAGAGTTATCTCAAATGAACATTCTTGTTGAAGATTGGGGTGGCAAATATCAGTGTCAGGAAATATCTGCAAAACAAGGAATAAATATTGATCAGTTACTTGAAAAAGTATTATTGGAAGCCGAATTGCTTGAGCTTAAAGGGAATCCCAACAAGGGAGCCGTTGGAACCGTAATCGAATCATCGCTTGATAAGGGCCGAGGTTATGTAGCCAAAATATTAATACAAAACGGAACCATAAAAATTGGGGATTACATTCTAGCCGGAGGAACATCAGGTAAAGTTAAAGCGATGTACAATGAAAGAAACCAATTGGTAAAATCAGCCGGTCCATCTGTACCTGTACTTTTACTCGGTTTAAGTGGGGCACCTCAAGCCGGAGATGGTTTTAATGTGATGAGGGATGAAAAAGAAGCTAAAGCCATTGCCAATAAACGAACTCAATTACAGAGAGAACAGGGCATCCGTACACAAAAACACATCACACTCGATGAAATTGGCCGACGAATTGCCATTGGTGATTTCAAGGAATTAAATGTTATTGTTAAAGGTGATGTTGACGGATCTGTTGAAGCATTGTCCGACTCATTAATAAAACTTGGAACTGAAGAAGTTCAGGTAAATATCATTCATAAATCGGTAGGCGCAATTACCGAATCAGATGTTCTGCTTGCATCGGCCTCCGATGCCGTAATTATCGGGTTCCAGGTTCGACCTTCAATGAGTGCCAGAAAACTTGCCGAAGCTGAACAAATTGACATCAGACTTTATTCAATCATATACCAGGCTATCGATGAGCTTAAATCAGCTATCGAAGGGATGCTATCGCCGGATATTGAAGAAAAAATTGTTTGCAATATCGAAGTACGCGATGTATTCAAGGTTACAAAAGTTGGTACAGTTGCAGGTTGTCTGGTTCTGGATGGCAAGGTAAACAGAAACACTCAGGTTCGGGTCATTCGTGATGGGATAGTAGTATATACAGGAGGATTGGGATCACTGAAACGATTTAAAGATGATGTGAAAGAAGTTCAATCGGGATATGAATGCGGACTGAACATCGATAATTTCAATGATATTAAAATTGGGGATATTATCGAAGGTTACGAGCAAATAGAAGTAAAGAGGAAATTATAAAATCTATAAATATTTGATGCCTCCGGCATCCTTTTTAATACATTTGTTTTCAATATTATACTTTATTATTAATGCGCAGTTTCATTAATTCTTTTGATAATATTGGCTACGGGTTGAAGAAACCAAAATCCTGTTCAGTATCGGGTTATCTTTCTCCTTTAGCCAATCGTAAATTTTTTATGTGAAATCCCGTTTTCAATCATCAATCCATTCGAATAAATATTCATTTTTAAAATCGATCTCATAAGCTTTTAGAAAATCTAAATACTCATCCCTAAAAGACTTTTTTTTGTGATGTTCTTTTTGCTTATCAATATATTTAATAACATCCGTAAGCTGTGAATGGCTATAGGAAAATGCGCCAAAACCTTCTTGCCATTGAAATTTATAAGGGGTGAATTTCTTTTCTTTTATGAAAGCATTTGACGATTTCTTTATTTCCCGAACCAAATCGGACAAACAACAGGTAGGTTTCATGCCGATAAAAAAATGGATATGGGTTGATATACCGTTTATAGCCAACATCTTTTGCCCTTTGTTTTGCACAATGCCGGTAATATATTTGTAAAGTTCTTCTTCCCAGGTAGATTGAATGAGAGCGTTGCGGTTTTGAACAGCAAAAACAGTTTGGATATAAATTTGAGAATAGGTATCAGCCATAAAATTAAGTTTGATAGTTTGATTTTAATCCCGGAGGGATTGCATGTTTATAGAAAGGGTTAATAATAGAAAAGATACGACCCCTGCCGGGGTCGCATTAATCCCGAACATTTGATCATCTATAAATATTTGATGCCTCCGGCATCCTTTTTATACATTTGTTTTCAATATTATATTTTATTATTAATGCGTTGCTTCATTAATTCTTTTAATAATATTGGCTTCGGGTTGAAGAAACCAAAATCCTGTTCCGTATCGGGTTATCTTTCTCCTTTAGCCATTCGTAAATTTTTTGTGTGACATCCCGTTATTATTCAATGGTTTCATCTTTGAAATTTCAGGGTGATCAGAAAACTACAATACATCTATCTCCTTTTCTTTCATGTGTTCCTCAATGTATATCTCCAAACGACAATACTTGTTCTTAATGAGGTTGTGCAACGGTTACGTTTGTTAGCAAACAATAATTATTTTTTAGTTTTAGATTACTTGTTCAAATTCTTTTTGAGAAAATCCAACGGATTATCAAAGTACTCCCTTAATTCCTCCTGACTCATACATAACCAGCTCGCACAACAATAATCATCTATTCTCTTTTTAATTTCAAAATGCAGATGATCATAATCTCCGTTATACCTCTTTGCCTCAGCTTTAGTATATAATACTCCAATTTTTGTATTATAATCGAGCTCATCACCATTTTTAACATAAATATCTTTAAGATGTGTGTAGGAGCTATAAATAAAAGAACCATCATCAAGTTTATGCCTAATAATTACAACCTTATTCGGTGCTATCGGGCGAATTAAACATACTACTCCTTTATTAACCGGATATACAAATACAGTATCCTGTTTTTCTGAAGGTATTATATCGATCCCTGAATGTTTATGACCTTTTGCATGACCAGAACGATAAGTTCCAAATCCACTTATTATTTGAATCATATTTAAATCTGATCGATTTTTTAGGTTAAAAGGAAGTACCCATTTTTCTGCAATTTCTGAAGGTTCTATATTAATATAAAACTTCTTCATCTTTTCACTGTACTTTTTAATGCTGTCAGATTGGATAAGAGCATATTCTATTGTATCCTTAACTTGAATAGGATCCTTTTTTAGTACTTCATTGTTTTTTTTATTATAATTTGAACAACAACAT
The Bacteroidota bacterium DNA segment above includes these coding regions:
- a CDS encoding M23 family metallopeptidase translates to MKKFYINIEPSEIAEKWVLPFNLKNRSDLNMIQIISGFGTYRSGHAKGHKHSGIDIIPSEKQDTVFVYPVNKGVVCLIRPIAPNKVVIIRHKLDDGSFIYSSYTHLKDIYVKNGDELDYNTKIGVLYTKAEAKRYNGDYDHLHFEIKKRIDDYCCASWLCMSQEELREYFDNPLDFLKKNLNK
- the tnpA gene encoding IS200/IS605 family transposase translates to MADTYSQIYIQTVFAVQNRNALIQSTWEEELYKYITGIVQNKGQKMLAINGISTHIHFFIGMKPTCCLSDLVREIKKSSNAFIKEKKFTPYKFQWQEGFGAFSYSHSQLTDVIKYIDKQKEHHKKKSFRDEYLDFLKAYEIDFKNEYLFEWIDD
- the infB gene encoding translation initiation factor IF-2 codes for the protein MEENIMTTRLSKAAREFNVGISTIVDFLSKKGHEVDANPNTKISAEAYAILVQEFQSEKHVKEESKKIGLEYTQHETITIENKKAPVVADVDEEDEEEKIIIKTTMLPHVEPIKEKIVSPPPVVEKEIPLVKPIEPITEEKVKKEEPKKEEPTITEAKVEVKIEPEIEQDETGENELKILGRIDLDSINSRTKPRRKTKEEKAKESEEKTLAREKAKVGSKVKRDEDKKEKQELVAPKVQEPLENKKTVIEPIVKKEEKHKEPVIEKDAPIDNFLPTEFSKLVGPKILDKIILPDVKKPVASSKQAKIEPKKKRKRIKKQAPYNPADKDKDHDKTSGPQRPYGGGQAGQTSQSGQKPGHAGSQKNQKSGGFKPNIKHEPTPEEIEKQIKDTLARLSSPGKSKASKHRRQKRDTFSQHLQDQLKQQEDDKKIIKVTEFVTANELGTMMNVPVNNIISTCMSLGIFLSINQRLDAETLSLVAEEFGYDVEFVSVDVQEAIHDSEEEDDPASLVDRSPIVTVMGHVDHGKTLLLDYIRKANVIAGEAGGITQHIGAYEVTLENGKNITFLDTPGHEAFTAMRARGAKVTDVAIVIIAADDNVMPQTKEAINHALAAGVPIVFAINKIDKPTANPEKIKEELSQMNILVEDWGGKYQCQEISAKQGINIDQLLEKVLLEAELLELKGNPNKGAVGTVIESSLDKGRGYVAKILIQNGTIKIGDYILAGGTSGKVKAMYNERNQLVKSAGPSVPVLLLGLSGAPQAGDGFNVMRDEKEAKAIANKRTQLQREQGIRTQKHITLDEIGRRIAIGDFKELNVIVKGDVDGSVEALSDSLIKLGTEEVQVNIIHKSVGAITESDVLLASASDAVIIGFQVRPSMSARKLAEAEQIDIRLYSIIYQAIDELKSAIEGMLSPDIEEKIVCNIEVRDVFKVTKVGTVAGCLVLDGKVNRNTQVRVIRDGIVVYTGGLGSLKRFKDDVKEVQSGYECGLNIDNFNDIKIGDIIEGYEQIEVKRKL
- the nusA gene encoding transcription termination factor NusA, whose protein sequence is MEHINLVETFSEFKEFKNIDRETMMRIIEDIFRHMLAKRFGSDENFDIIVNIDKGDLEIWRNREIVEDNDVEDENTQIALSDAIKIEPDFEVGEEVSEEMKLADFGRREILTIRQNLISKIQEYEKDNIYRIYKDKIGEIVTGEVYQVWKKEVLILDDEYIELLLPKSEQIPSDFYRKGDNIRAVVSRVEMKNNSPVIILSRTSPIFLERLFEAEVPEVFDGLITIKKIVRVPGERAKIAVESYDDRIDPVGACVGMKGSRIHGIVRELKNENIDVINFTNNPSLYITRALSPAKMTSIKIDEANKRAEVYMKPDQVSLAIGKGGFNIKLAGKLTGYEIDVYRDTDTDNEDVDIQEFSDEIDQWIIDELKSIGCDTAKSVLDISVEDLVTRTDLEIETINEVVRIIRAEFE